The proteins below are encoded in one region of Pomacea canaliculata isolate SZHN2017 linkage group LG7, ASM307304v1, whole genome shotgun sequence:
- the LOC112567945 gene encoding cubilin-like isoform X5: protein MYIRFSSDGSVTYSGFRLTYEAVEQQTAPTSVCTSNGTTFSAVPGQVGYLTSLYYPSVYSGFISCSWTINSTSGYVVRSSILNVTNPEFYFYIRIYDGMSESSRTLVSFSSMPSQTVYYSSGQSMYIRLTTGGLSPNSLFNLTYDAVDELSVPTSVCTSSGTNFSAVPGQVGYLSSLYYPSVYSGFISCSWTIISTSGYVVKATVLNATNPQFYFNIVIYDGMSESSRTLAWFSSMPSQTVYYSSGQSMYIRLSTYGLSPNASFSLTYEAIDESSAPTSVCTSHGTTFSAVPGQVSYLTSLYWPSVYSGFISCSWTIISTSGYVVKATILNVTNPRFNIFIYDGMSASSPSLASISSVSSPTVYYSSGQSMYIWVATYGLSPNSIFFLTYEAVDQLSAKLSVCSVNAPTIYAVPGQVAYLTSPNYPSSYYNNADCRWLIDAGNGSVVKVTVLNVNLETCCDYLELYNGSQISSSSLIIRTSSMPSQSVFNSSGQYMYIRFYSNDSVTSSGFRLTYEAVDQQSVPTSVCSVNATTVTAVPGQVGYLTSPNYPSPYYNKADCRWLIDAGSGYVVKVFNLSLEAGFLELYDGTQLSNTFVIIKLGSMTAQSVFYSSGQYMYIRFYSNSNLTYPGFRLSYDAVDQQSVATSACSVNTTALSAVVGEVSYLESPDYPNYPNNTSCQWLISAPTGYIVRVTLLVVSLDECCDYLNFVDGMSDLAPSLGRFYALPSQRLLNSSGQYMYINFSTNGIRRRGGFNLYYEAVLLSECPVDVKNVSVIPGEIRYLTSPNYPLNYHNNADCRWLLSAPSGYVVRVTIWTVNVDLYNDYLQILEGMLDSSSIDTFRSTPSQKVYSSCGQYMLIRFYTNFLDVSLGFNLTYETVLARSCFADPTELTAEVRGVKRLSSYSLYYNCHVYSNVSCQWLITAPTSCIVMVTFSDVVIRECCGYVNLVDGMSDSDPSLGRFNATPSQRFYNSSGQHMYVNFSNNGIRVSGDFTLYYEAVRLPDPPITSTSEFTPATTTSTSTTGQQRVINVKVVYRKKCTRN, encoded by the exons TCAGATCAAGTATCTTGAACGTTACTAACCCTGAGTTCTACTTCTACATCAGAATTTATGACG GTATGTCGGAATCATCACGTACACTTGTATCGTTCTCCAGCATGCCATCACAAACCGTGTATTACAGCTCTGGACAGTCCATGTACATCAGGCTTACTACCGGAGGTCTCAGCCCAAACTCATTATTTAATCTCACCTACGATGCTGTCGATGAATTGTCTGTCCCCACGTCAG TGTGTACTTCTAGCGGGACAAATTTCTCTGCTGTACCCGGGCAAGTCGGTTACCTGTCGTCTCTTTACTACCCGTCTGTCTATTCCGG cttcatctcctgCTCGTGGACGATAATTTCTACCAGTGGCTATGTCGTCAAGGCGACTGTCTTAAACGCTACTAACCCTCAGTTCTACTTCAACATCGTGATTTATGACG GTATGTCGGAATCATCACGTACACTTGCCTGGTTCTCCAGCATGCCGTCACAAACCGTGTATTACAGCTCTGGACAGTCCATGTACATCAGACTTTCTACCTACGGTCTCAGCCCAAACGCATCCTTCAGTCTCACCTACGAGGCCATAGATGAGTCGTCTGCCCCCACGTCTG TGTGTACTTCTCACGGGACAACTTTCTCTGCTGTACCCGGGCAAGTCAGTTACCTGACGTCTCTTTATTGGCCGTCTGTCTATTCCGG cttcatctcctgCTCGTGGACGATAATTTCTACCAGTGGCTATGTCGTCAAGGCAACTATCTTGAACGTTACTAACCCtcgcttcaacatttttatttatgacg GTATGTCAGCCTCATCCCCTTCACTTGCCTCGATCTCCAGCGTGTCGTCACCAACCGTGTATTACAGCTCCGGACAGTCCATGTACATCTGGGTTGCTACCTACGGACTTAGCCCAAACTCTATATTCTTTCTCACCTACGAGGCCGTGGATCAGTTGTCTGCTAAGCTGTCCG TGTGCTCTGTCAATGCTCCAACTATTTATGCTGTACCTGGGCAAGTTGCTTACCTGACGTCTCCTAACTACCCCTCTTCCTATTACAA CAACGCCGACTGTCGGTGGCTGATAGACGCTGGCAATGGTTCTGTTGTGAAGGTGACTGTCTTGAACGTCAATCTGGAGACATGCTGTGATTACTTGGAGTTATATAACG GCTCCCAGATATCCAGTTCATCCCTCATAATCAGGACCAGTTCCATGCCCTCACAGTCAGTTTTCAACAGCAGTGGGCAGTACATGTACATCCGGTTTTATAGCAACGACTCCGTGACGTCCTCAGGCTTCAGGCTGACATACGAGGCCGTTGACCAGCAGTCTGTGCCAACGTCTG TATGCTCTGTCAATGCTACGACTGTCACTGCTGTACCCGGGCAAGTTGGTTACCTGACATCTCCCAACTACCCGTCTCCCTATTACAA caaagcTGACTGTCGGTGGCTGATAGACGCTGGCAGTGGTTATGTTGTGAAGGTCTTCAACCTCAGTCTGGAGGCGGGTTTCTTGGAGTTATATGACG GCACCCAGCTATCCAATACCTTTGTTATAATCAAGTTGGGTTCCATGACCGCACAGTCAGTCTTCTACAGCAGTGGccagtacatgtacatcaggttTTATAGCAACAGCAACCTCACCTACCCAGGCTTCAGGCTGTCATACGATGCCGTTGACCAGCAGTCTGTGGCCACGTCTG CTTGCTCTGTCAACACTACAGCTCTCTCCGCTGTAGTCGGGGAAGTCAGTTACCTGGAATCTCCTGACTACCCAAACTATCCAAA TAACACCAGCTGTCAGTGGCTGATCAGCGCTCCCACTGGTTACATCGTTAGAGTGACTCTTCTTGTTGTTTCCCTTGATGAATGCTGTGACTACTTAAACTTTGTGGATG GTATGTCAGATCTAGCCCCCAGTCTGGGCAGGTTTTACGCCTTACCTTCACAGCGACTCCTCAACAGTTCTGgacagtacatgtacatcaaCTTTTCCACCAATGGTATTCGAAGGCGCGGTGGTTTTAATCTTTACTATGAAGCAGTACTCTTATCTG AGTGTCCAGTTGACGTCAAGAATGTCTCTGTCATACCCGGAGAGATCCGTTACCTGACTTCGCCCAACTATCCGTTAAACTATCATAA TAACGCCGACTGTCGGTGGCTGCTGTCCGCTCCCAGTGGGTATGTTGTCAGGGTGACTATCTGGACCGTCAATGTTGATCTCTATAATGACTACCTCCAGATTCTAGAAG GTATGTTGGATTCTTCTAGTATCGATACGTTCAGGTCCACGCCTTCGCAGAAAGTCTACAGCAGCTGTGGACAGTACATGTTAATCAGGTTTTACACCAACTTTTTGGATGTCAGCTTGGGTTTCAATCTGACCTACGAGACTGTTCTCGCCCGAT CGTGCTTTGCCGACCCTACGGAACTCACTGCTGAAGTTCGCGGTGTCAAAAGGCTGTCTTCTTATAGCCTGTACTACAATTGCCA TGTTTACAGTAATGTCAGCTGTCAGTGGCTGATCACCGCTCCCACTAGTTGCATCGTGATGGTGACATTCTCAGACGTTGTCATTAGGGAATGTTGTGGCTACGTGAACCTTGTGGACG gtATGTCGGATTCAGACCCTAGTCTGGGCAGGTTTAACGCCACACCATCACAGCGATTCTACAACAGCTCTGGACAGCACATGTACGTTAACTTTTCCAACAACGGAATTAGAGTGTCTGGTGACTTTACTCTTTACTATGAAGCAGTGCGCTTACCTG ATCCCCCAATCACATCAACAAGTGAATTCACACCGG CCACAACCACAAGTACCAGTACCACCGGGCAGCAGCGTGTCATCAATGTAAAAGTAGTATATCGTAAAAAATGCACACGTAactga
- the LOC112567945 gene encoding cubilin-like isoform X3 — translation MYIRFSSDGSVTYSGFRLTYEAVEQQTAPTSVCTSNGTTFSAVPGQVGYLTSLYYPSVYSGFISCSWTINSTSGYVVRSSILNVTNPEFYFYIRIYDGMSESSRTLVSFSSMPSQTVYYSSGQSMYIRLTTGGLSPNSLFNLTYDAVDELSVPTSVCTSSGTNFSAVPGQVGYLSSLYYPSVYSGFISCSWTIISTSGYVVKATVLNATNPQFYFNIVIYDGMSESSRTLAWFSSMPSQTVYYSSGQSMYIRLSTYGLSPNASFSLTYEAIDESSAPTSVCTSNGTTFSAVPGQVGYLPSLYFPSVYSGFISCSWTIISTSGYVVKATILNVTNPRFNIFIYDGMSASSPSLASISSVSSPTVYYSSGQSMYIWVATYGLSPNSIFFLTYEAVDQLSAKLSVCSVNAPTIYAVPGQVAYLTSPNYPSSYYNNADCRWLIDAGNGSVVKVTVLNVNLETCCDYLELYNGSQISSSSLIIRTSSMPSQSVFNSSGQYMYIRFYSNDSVTSSGFRLTYEAVDQQSVPTSVCSVNATTVTAVPGQVGYLTSPNYPSPYYNKADCRWLIDAGSGYVVKVFNLSLEAGFLELYDGTQLSNTFVIIKLGSMTAQSVFYSSGQYMYIRFYSNSNLTYPGFRLSYDAVDQQSVATSACSVNTTALSAVVGEVSYLESPDYPNYPNNTSCQWLISAPTGYIVRVTLLVVSLDECCDYLNFVDGMSDLAPSLGRFYALPSQRLLNSSGQYMYINFSTNGIRRRGGFNLYYEAVLLSECPVDVKNVSVIPGEIRYLTSPNYPLNYHNNADCRWLLSAPSGYVVRVTIWTVNVDLYNDYLQILEGMLDSSSIDTFRSTPSQKVYSSCGQYMLIRFYTNFLDVSLGFNLTYETVLARSCFADPTELTAEVRGVKRLSSYSLYYNCHVYSNVSCQWLITAPTSCIVMVTFSDVVIRECCGYVNLVDGMSDSDPSLGRFNATPSQRFYNSSGQHMYVNFSNNGIRVSGDFTLYYEAVRLPDPPITSTSEFTPATTTSTSTTGQQRVINVKVVYRKKCTRN, via the exons TCAGATCAAGTATCTTGAACGTTACTAACCCTGAGTTCTACTTCTACATCAGAATTTATGACG GTATGTCGGAATCATCACGTACACTTGTATCGTTCTCCAGCATGCCATCACAAACCGTGTATTACAGCTCTGGACAGTCCATGTACATCAGGCTTACTACCGGAGGTCTCAGCCCAAACTCATTATTTAATCTCACCTACGATGCTGTCGATGAATTGTCTGTCCCCACGTCAG TGTGTACTTCTAGCGGGACAAATTTCTCTGCTGTACCCGGGCAAGTCGGTTACCTGTCGTCTCTTTACTACCCGTCTGTCTATTCCGG cttcatctcctgCTCGTGGACGATAATTTCTACCAGTGGCTATGTCGTCAAGGCGACTGTCTTAAACGCTACTAACCCTCAGTTCTACTTCAACATCGTGATTTATGACG GTATGTCGGAATCATCACGTACACTTGCCTGGTTCTCCAGCATGCCGTCACAAACCGTGTATTACAGCTCTGGACAGTCCATGTACATCAGACTTTCTACCTACGGTCTCAGCCCAAACGCATCCTTCAGTCTCACCTACGAGGCCATAGATGAGTCGTCTGCCCCCACGTCTG TGTGTACTTCTAACGGGACAACTTTCTCTGCTGTACCCGGGCAAGTCGGTTACCTGCCGTCTCTCTACTTCCCGTCTGTCTATTCCGG cttcatctcctgCTCGTGGACGATAATTTCTACCAGTGGCTATGTCGTCAAGGCAACTATCTTGAACGTTACTAACCCtcgcttcaacatttttatttatgacg GTATGTCAGCCTCATCCCCTTCACTTGCCTCGATCTCCAGCGTGTCGTCACCAACCGTGTATTACAGCTCCGGACAGTCCATGTACATCTGGGTTGCTACCTACGGACTTAGCCCAAACTCTATATTCTTTCTCACCTACGAGGCCGTGGATCAGTTGTCTGCTAAGCTGTCCG TGTGCTCTGTCAATGCTCCAACTATTTATGCTGTACCTGGGCAAGTTGCTTACCTGACGTCTCCTAACTACCCCTCTTCCTATTACAA CAACGCCGACTGTCGGTGGCTGATAGACGCTGGCAATGGTTCTGTTGTGAAGGTGACTGTCTTGAACGTCAATCTGGAGACATGCTGTGATTACTTGGAGTTATATAACG GCTCCCAGATATCCAGTTCATCCCTCATAATCAGGACCAGTTCCATGCCCTCACAGTCAGTTTTCAACAGCAGTGGGCAGTACATGTACATCCGGTTTTATAGCAACGACTCCGTGACGTCCTCAGGCTTCAGGCTGACATACGAGGCCGTTGACCAGCAGTCTGTGCCAACGTCTG TATGCTCTGTCAATGCTACGACTGTCACTGCTGTACCCGGGCAAGTTGGTTACCTGACATCTCCCAACTACCCGTCTCCCTATTACAA caaagcTGACTGTCGGTGGCTGATAGACGCTGGCAGTGGTTATGTTGTGAAGGTCTTCAACCTCAGTCTGGAGGCGGGTTTCTTGGAGTTATATGACG GCACCCAGCTATCCAATACCTTTGTTATAATCAAGTTGGGTTCCATGACCGCACAGTCAGTCTTCTACAGCAGTGGccagtacatgtacatcaggttTTATAGCAACAGCAACCTCACCTACCCAGGCTTCAGGCTGTCATACGATGCCGTTGACCAGCAGTCTGTGGCCACGTCTG CTTGCTCTGTCAACACTACAGCTCTCTCCGCTGTAGTCGGGGAAGTCAGTTACCTGGAATCTCCTGACTACCCAAACTATCCAAA TAACACCAGCTGTCAGTGGCTGATCAGCGCTCCCACTGGTTACATCGTTAGAGTGACTCTTCTTGTTGTTTCCCTTGATGAATGCTGTGACTACTTAAACTTTGTGGATG GTATGTCAGATCTAGCCCCCAGTCTGGGCAGGTTTTACGCCTTACCTTCACAGCGACTCCTCAACAGTTCTGgacagtacatgtacatcaaCTTTTCCACCAATGGTATTCGAAGGCGCGGTGGTTTTAATCTTTACTATGAAGCAGTACTCTTATCTG AGTGTCCAGTTGACGTCAAGAATGTCTCTGTCATACCCGGAGAGATCCGTTACCTGACTTCGCCCAACTATCCGTTAAACTATCATAA TAACGCCGACTGTCGGTGGCTGCTGTCCGCTCCCAGTGGGTATGTTGTCAGGGTGACTATCTGGACCGTCAATGTTGATCTCTATAATGACTACCTCCAGATTCTAGAAG GTATGTTGGATTCTTCTAGTATCGATACGTTCAGGTCCACGCCTTCGCAGAAAGTCTACAGCAGCTGTGGACAGTACATGTTAATCAGGTTTTACACCAACTTTTTGGATGTCAGCTTGGGTTTCAATCTGACCTACGAGACTGTTCTCGCCCGAT CGTGCTTTGCCGACCCTACGGAACTCACTGCTGAAGTTCGCGGTGTCAAAAGGCTGTCTTCTTATAGCCTGTACTACAATTGCCA TGTTTACAGTAATGTCAGCTGTCAGTGGCTGATCACCGCTCCCACTAGTTGCATCGTGATGGTGACATTCTCAGACGTTGTCATTAGGGAATGTTGTGGCTACGTGAACCTTGTGGACG gtATGTCGGATTCAGACCCTAGTCTGGGCAGGTTTAACGCCACACCATCACAGCGATTCTACAACAGCTCTGGACAGCACATGTACGTTAACTTTTCCAACAACGGAATTAGAGTGTCTGGTGACTTTACTCTTTACTATGAAGCAGTGCGCTTACCTG ATCCCCCAATCACATCAACAAGTGAATTCACACCGG CCACAACCACAAGTACCAGTACCACCGGGCAGCAGCGTGTCATCAATGTAAAAGTAGTATATCGTAAAAAATGCACACGTAactga